A single window of Selenomonas sputigena DNA harbors:
- a CDS encoding NAD-dependent epimerase/dehydratase family protein translates to MNILVTGGAGFIGSHLVRHLLAKGEKVTALDNLSTGLAENLPPEAKLVEMDILDEELPKVVAAGAFDAIVHLAAQTMVDTSIKNPLLDTRENLLGTVQVLEAARAANVKRVIFASTAAAYGDVKEDDLPVREAQPTEPMSFYGLSKLSVEKYLEMYRKIYGMEYVVLRFANVYGERQGDGGEGGVISIFAKAVAEGRDITIYGDGEQTRDFVYAGDIAEGILAALRTEEVNAAYNLSTQTETSLRELVSLLAEICGREIVPKYGAEREGDIYKSMLSNSRARRGLDWQPATTLAEGLRRTYEYFCGKCEG, encoded by the coding sequence TTGAATATACTGGTGACCGGCGGCGCGGGCTTCATCGGCTCGCATCTCGTGCGTCATCTTCTCGCGAAGGGCGAGAAAGTGACGGCGCTCGACAATTTGTCGACGGGGCTTGCCGAGAATTTGCCGCCCGAAGCGAAGCTCGTCGAGATGGACATCTTGGATGAGGAGCTTCCGAAGGTCGTGGCGGCGGGAGCTTTCGACGCCATCGTCCACCTTGCCGCGCAGACGATGGTCGATACGTCGATCAAAAATCCGCTTCTCGATACGCGCGAGAACCTCCTAGGAACGGTACAGGTCTTGGAAGCGGCACGTGCGGCGAACGTCAAGCGCGTCATCTTCGCTTCGACCGCCGCCGCCTATGGGGACGTGAAGGAGGACGACCTGCCCGTGCGCGAAGCGCAGCCGACGGAGCCGATGTCGTTCTACGGCCTGTCGAAGCTCTCGGTGGAGAAGTACCTTGAGATGTATCGTAAGATTTACGGCATGGAGTACGTCGTCCTGCGCTTTGCGAACGTCTACGGCGAGCGCCAGGGCGACGGCGGCGAGGGCGGCGTCATCAGCATCTTCGCCAAGGCGGTGGCCGAGGGGCGTGACATCACGATCTACGGCGATGGCGAGCAGACGCGCGACTTCGTCTATGCGGGCGACATCGCCGAGGGCATCTTGGCGGCGCTTCGTACCGAGGAAGTGAATGCCGCCTACAACCTCTCGACGCAGACGGAGACGAGCCTTCGCGAGCTCGTATCGCTCCTCGCGGAGATCTGCGGGCGCGAGATTGTCCCAAAGTACGGCGCGGAGCGCGAGGGAGACATCTACAAGTCGATGCTTTCGAACAGCCGCGCCCGTCGCGGCCTCGATTGGCAGCCTGCCACTACGCTCGCCGAGGGGCTTCGGCGCACATACGAGTACTTTTGCGGCAAGTGCGAGGGCTAG
- the rfbD gene encoding dTDP-4-dehydrorhamnose reductase → MKVLVTGVSGQLGFDVMRELLARGIEARGASRSDFSLTDFAAMRRFVEVYRPTAIIHCAAYTAVDKAEDEPELCREVNAAATGELAHLAKEVGAKFLYISTDYVFPGTGEDFYEPEDEKAPCNVYGESKLLGEEAAREALEELFIVRISWVFGENGKNFIKTMLRLAETHEELSVVGDQIGSPTYTRDLARLLADMIVTRKYGVYHATNEGTCSWAELAAEALRCAGKKTRVKAIKTEEYPTKAKRPKNSRLSKKCLDDAGFSRLPDWRDAVARYVELI, encoded by the coding sequence ATGAAGGTGCTTGTCACGGGCGTGAGCGGACAGCTGGGCTTCGACGTCATGCGCGAGCTTCTCGCGCGCGGCATCGAGGCGAGGGGCGCATCGAGGAGCGACTTCTCCTTGACGGACTTCGCGGCAATGCGCCGCTTCGTCGAGGTGTATCGGCCGACGGCGATCATCCACTGCGCGGCGTATACGGCAGTGGACAAGGCGGAGGACGAGCCGGAGCTTTGCCGCGAGGTGAATGCGGCGGCGACGGGCGAACTCGCGCATCTCGCGAAGGAGGTCGGCGCGAAGTTCCTCTACATCAGCACGGACTATGTATTTCCCGGCACGGGCGAGGACTTCTACGAACCAGAGGATGAGAAGGCGCCGTGCAACGTCTACGGCGAGTCGAAGCTTCTCGGCGAAGAGGCGGCGCGAGAAGCGCTCGAAGAACTCTTCATCGTGCGCATCTCGTGGGTTTTCGGCGAAAACGGCAAGAACTTCATCAAGACGATGCTGCGCCTTGCTGAAACGCACGAGGAGCTTTCCGTCGTCGGCGACCAGATCGGCTCGCCGACGTACACGCGCGACCTCGCGCGTCTGCTCGCCGATATGATTGTGACGCGAAAGTACGGCGTCTACCATGCGACGAACGAGGGCACATGCTCGTGGGCGGAACTTGCGGCGGAGGCTCTTCGCTGTGCGGGAAAGAAGACGCGCGTGAAGGCGATCAAGACGGAGGAATATCCGACGAAGGCGAAGCGACCCAAGAATTCGCGCCTGTCGAAGAAATGTCTCGATGATGCGGGCTTCTCTCGTCTGCCCGATTGGCGCGACGCTGTCGCGCGGTATGTCGAGCTGATTTGA
- a CDS encoding aminotransferase class I/II-fold pyridoxal phosphate-dependent enzyme, giving the protein MTADERQRRAPLAAAMCAYGEAGALAFHTPGHKQGLGAHALLRELVTEAGLREEVSLMEELDDLHEPTGCIEEAQDLAAALYGADAAFFAVNGTTGAIHAMLVAALSPGDAVLVPRNVHRSVFGGLVLSDAHPIYIEPVVDEALGIAHGLSTEAVREACRLHPEAKALLLVSPTYYGVASDVRAIAEIVHEAGMALLVDEAHGAHLAFSDDLPESAIAAGADLVAQSTHKLLGAMTQASLLLLREGRIEKERVQRAMSLLTSTSPNYLLMASLDIARLQMAEAGAAHLARAVGLARKLRREVNAMPGLFSFGEERMGGAGAFALDPLKLTVTVTGLGLTGAEAAHILRHEHKIEAELFDARNVLFLLTYADTAESAGRLLAALRSLAQRRTAQVAPPAAAAVASAVPDGRKAQAVVRLPAAPPVAIPPREAFYRRSVPCRLREAAGRIAAETIAFYPPGIPVICTGEVFTAEVCRYIEAMAAAGLKVTGAVDTSLRTLRVVADDVEQEE; this is encoded by the coding sequence GTGACGGCGGACGAAAGACAAAGACGCGCGCCGCTCGCCGCCGCCATGTGCGCTTACGGGGAAGCGGGCGCTCTCGCCTTTCATACGCCCGGACACAAGCAGGGGCTGGGGGCGCATGCGCTCTTGCGCGAACTCGTGACGGAAGCAGGCCTTCGAGAAGAGGTTTCTCTGATGGAGGAGCTTGACGATCTGCACGAGCCGACGGGCTGCATCGAGGAGGCGCAGGATCTCGCCGCCGCGCTCTATGGAGCGGATGCGGCCTTTTTCGCCGTCAACGGCACGACGGGCGCGATCCATGCGATGCTTGTGGCCGCGCTCTCGCCGGGCGACGCCGTGCTTGTGCCGCGCAATGTGCATCGCTCCGTTTTCGGTGGCCTCGTGCTTTCCGATGCGCATCCCATCTACATTGAGCCGGTCGTTGACGAGGCGCTCGGCATAGCGCACGGGCTTAGTACGGAGGCGGTGCGCGAGGCGTGCCGTCTGCATCCTGAGGCGAAGGCGCTGCTGCTCGTTTCGCCGACGTATTACGGCGTCGCCTCCGACGTGCGTGCCATCGCCGAGATCGTGCACGAGGCGGGCATGGCACTCCTCGTCGACGAGGCGCACGGCGCGCATCTCGCTTTCTCCGACGATTTGCCGGAGTCGGCGATCGCGGCGGGCGCCGATCTCGTCGCGCAGAGCACGCACAAGCTCCTCGGCGCGATGACGCAGGCGTCGCTCCTGCTGCTCCGCGAGGGGCGCATCGAAAAAGAGCGCGTGCAGCGGGCGATGAGCCTTCTGACATCGACGAGTCCGAACTACCTGCTGATGGCGTCCCTCGACATCGCTCGCCTGCAGATGGCAGAGGCGGGCGCGGCGCATCTTGCCCGCGCCGTGGGGCTCGCGCGGAAACTTAGGCGCGAGGTGAACGCGATGCCCGGACTCTTCTCTTTTGGCGAAGAGCGCATGGGAGGTGCGGGAGCATTCGCGCTCGACCCGCTGAAGCTCACGGTGACGGTCACGGGACTCGGACTGACGGGCGCAGAAGCCGCGCATATCCTGCGCCATGAGCACAAGATCGAGGCAGAGCTTTTCGATGCACGAAACGTGCTCTTCCTCCTCACCTATGCCGATACGGCAGAAAGTGCAGGAAGGCTTTTGGCGGCATTGCGCTCTTTGGCGCAGCGCCGGACGGCGCAAGTGGCGCCCCCCGCTGCGGCGGCAGTCGCGTCCGCTGTGCCCGATGGCAGAAAAGCGCAGGCCGTCGTGCGCCTTCCCGCCGCGCCGCCTGTGGCAATCCCACCGCGCGAGGCGTTCTATCGCCGCTCTGTCCCCTGCCGCCTGCGCGAGGCGGCGGGGCGCATCGCGGCGGAGACCATCGCCTTCTACCCGCCGGGCATCCCTGTGATCTGCACGGGCGAGGTCTTTACGGCGGAGGTCTGCCGCTACATCGAGGCGATGGCGGCGGCGGGACTCAAGGTCACGGGCGCGGTGGACACATCGCTTCGGACGCTGCGCGTGGTCGCGGACGATGTGGAGCAGGAGGAATGA
- a CDS encoding sensor histidine kinase produces the protein MEQEKSGSEFPRTQIDKLSAKSLDNILKNTVSTIETNKTQIFGIYEAARGEVESSRRTLEDLRELTRQTIEKVDELSEIEQREKKKLAETSSDFGNYSEERIREHYESVKDIQIELSVAREKESQLRAQRDALELRLHGLKEILKTAEHLAICIGSVLSYLSDQINGVVWQIEEAQKSKFVGAQIIKAQEEERLRVSRELHDGPAQDIANLIFQASIIERMVDRDPEEAKRGLQELRQHIRGCLTDMRQIIFDMRPMSLDDLGLEPALRQLISKMRERGMLDASIAVEGEEQKLAKYAEVSIFRIVQESLNNVSRHAGVKKAEVRILYTASALAITVKDEGRGFDPDAEEDAVPSEEEQFDDDRDVNDPISRNAYGQYGLLGMRERAAIIGAELNIISEIGKGTCIHLRMPFRPNVLAPEKAAKK, from the coding sequence ATGGAGCAGGAGAAGAGCGGATCGGAGTTTCCTCGCACTCAGATCGACAAGCTCAGCGCCAAGTCGCTGGATAATATTCTCAAGAATACAGTCAGCACGATCGAGACGAATAAGACGCAGATCTTCGGCATCTACGAGGCGGCGCGCGGCGAGGTCGAGTCGAGCCGGCGCACGCTTGAGGATCTGCGGGAACTTACACGCCAGACGATCGAGAAGGTAGACGAGCTTTCGGAAATCGAGCAGCGGGAGAAGAAGAAGCTAGCCGAGACGAGCAGCGACTTCGGCAATTATTCGGAGGAGCGCATACGCGAGCATTACGAGTCGGTCAAGGATATTCAGATCGAGCTGAGCGTGGCGCGGGAGAAGGAGAGTCAGCTTCGTGCGCAGCGCGACGCCTTGGAGCTTCGCCTGCACGGTTTGAAGGAAATCTTGAAGACGGCGGAGCATCTGGCGATCTGCATCGGCTCGGTCTTGAGCTATCTGAGCGATCAGATCAACGGCGTCGTCTGGCAGATCGAGGAGGCGCAGAAGAGCAAGTTCGTCGGTGCGCAAATCATCAAGGCGCAGGAGGAGGAGCGCCTGCGCGTTTCGCGTGAGCTGCACGACGGCCCGGCGCAGGACATTGCGAACCTCATCTTTCAAGCGTCGATCATCGAGCGCATGGTCGACCGCGATCCCGAGGAGGCAAAGCGCGGCCTGCAGGAACTTCGCCAGCACATTCGCGGCTGCCTGACGGACATGCGCCAGATCATCTTCGACATGCGCCCGATGTCGCTCGACGATCTTGGTCTTGAGCCGGCGCTGCGCCAGCTCATCAGCAAGATGCGCGAGCGCGGCATGCTCGATGCTTCCATCGCCGTGGAGGGCGAGGAGCAGAAGCTTGCGAAGTATGCCGAGGTCAGCATCTTCCGCATCGTGCAGGAATCCCTGAACAACGTCAGCCGCCATGCGGGCGTCAAGAAGGCGGAGGTGCGTATTCTCTACACGGCTTCGGCGCTCGCCATCACGGTCAAGGATGAGGGCAGGGGCTTCGATCCCGACGCAGAAGAGGATGCCGTGCCGAGCGAGGAAGAGCAGTTTGACGACGATCGCGACGTCAACGATCCCATATCGAGGAACGCTTACGGTCAGTACGGACTCCTCGGCATGAGGGAGCGCGCCGCCATCATCGGCGCGGAACTCAACATCATCTCGGAGATCGGCAAGGGAACGTGCATCCATCTGCGCATGCCGTTCCGTCCGAACGTGCTTGCACCCGAAAAGGCTGCGAAGAAGTGA
- a CDS encoding nitrous oxide-stimulated promoter family protein, with amino-acid sequence MSIFSRFLPKKKQPEIKNNIPKEKANIKKTFAIYCHKEHGTEGDKLCPKCTALLATVLMKMNRCPYGITKPICDRCESPCFSKSQNIEFRKIMTANQKSMLLRHPIMTIKHKLASMGVDYALKERAKKEQQKVEAKEKAVKRREEARSKKKK; translated from the coding sequence ATGAGCATTTTTTCCAGATTCTTGCCCAAGAAGAAGCAGCCGGAAATCAAGAACAATATTCCAAAGGAAAAGGCGAACATCAAGAAGACGTTCGCCATCTACTGTCACAAGGAGCACGGCACGGAGGGCGACAAGCTGTGCCCCAAGTGCACGGCGCTCCTTGCCACCGTGCTGATGAAGATGAACCGCTGTCCCTACGGCATCACGAAGCCGATCTGCGACCGCTGCGAAAGCCCGTGCTTCTCGAAGAGTCAGAACATCGAATTCCGCAAGATCATGACGGCGAACCAGAAGAGCATGCTGCTGCGCCACCCGATCATGACGATCAAGCACAAACTCGCGAGCATGGGCGTCGACTACGCGCTCAAGGAACGCGCGAAGAAGGAGCAGCAGAAGGTCGAAGCAAAGGAGAAAGCGGTAAAGCGCCGTGAGGAAGCGCGCAGCAAAAAAAAGAAGTGA
- a CDS encoding YvrJ family protein, whose product MNDLLAAFGSYGFPMAVTAFLLVRIEGKLGALNDSVRELSGIIAKK is encoded by the coding sequence ATGAATGATCTTCTGGCGGCGTTCGGTAGCTACGGCTTCCCGATGGCGGTTACGGCTTTTTTGCTCGTGCGCATCGAGGGGAAGCTCGGAGCATTGAACGACAGCGTGCGGGAGCTTTCGGGCATCATCGCGAAGAAGTGA
- a CDS encoding fumarylacetoacetate hydrolase family protein: MIVKLLNFYAEDGTVHIGASDGEKTVDVSAVGYSWGWQEIFADWEKIRPQIESVLQHAKPLAHGLRFAPAVTAPGKILCVGLNYASHRAEVPFGAPKYPAVFSKFNNALNASGGEVRLPTGAKELDYEAELVIIIGKKVKDAAEEEAAAAIFGYTAGNDFTARDLQRRTSQWLLGKTPDGFAPLGPYIVPAAEIDVSHLAVQTFVNGEMRQDGTTADMIFAPAAIVSYISKCMTLAPGDVIFTGTPHGVIFGMPEKERRWLKAGDEVVVKIEGIGELRNRIA, from the coding sequence ATGATCGTGAAACTCTTGAATTTCTATGCTGAGGACGGCACCGTGCATATCGGTGCGAGCGACGGAGAGAAGACCGTCGATGTCAGCGCCGTCGGCTATAGCTGGGGTTGGCAGGAAATCTTTGCCGATTGGGAGAAGATTCGGCCGCAGATCGAAAGCGTCCTGCAGCACGCAAAGCCCTTGGCGCACGGCCTGCGCTTTGCGCCCGCCGTGACGGCACCAGGCAAGATTCTCTGCGTCGGACTGAACTACGCGAGCCACCGTGCGGAGGTTCCCTTCGGGGCGCCCAAATATCCGGCGGTCTTCAGCAAGTTCAACAATGCGCTCAACGCTTCAGGCGGCGAGGTGCGCCTGCCCACGGGCGCGAAGGAGCTTGACTACGAGGCGGAGCTTGTCATCATCATTGGGAAAAAGGTCAAGGATGCAGCTGAGGAAGAGGCCGCCGCCGCCATCTTCGGCTATACGGCGGGCAACGACTTCACGGCGCGGGACTTGCAGCGCCGCACCTCGCAGTGGCTGCTCGGCAAGACGCCCGACGGCTTCGCGCCGCTTGGCCCCTATATCGTGCCCGCCGCTGAGATCGATGTCTCGCATCTCGCCGTTCAGACGTTCGTTAACGGCGAGATGCGCCAGGACGGGACGACGGCGGACATGATCTTCGCGCCCGCCGCCATCGTCAGCTATATTTCGAAGTGCATGACGCTCGCTCCCGGCGATGTCATCTTCACGGGCACACCGCACGGCGTGATCTTCGGTATGCCCGAGAAGGAGCGGCGCTGGCTCAAGGCGGGCGACGAGGTCGTCGTGAAGATCGAGGGCATCGGCGAGCTTCGGAATCGAATAGCCTAG
- a CDS encoding TatD family nuclease-associated radical SAM protein has product MLVYMVDHGKYLLPEESLKRRPEGKRGLYVNITNECPCACTFCLRTMKDMPEDMSLWLGGKEPTVEEVKTALLAAPWDYVKEVVFCGFGEPTMRLADLIELLRFVKAQHPDLPTRVNTNGLSDLVYGRDTAADFAGGILDTVSISLNASNAERYLALTRSEFGIESFEAMLAFAEKMKAYAGHVVLTIVEKVEGAEEIAKCRALCEARGLDLRVRTYEGS; this is encoded by the coding sequence ATGCTTGTCTACATGGTCGATCACGGCAAGTACCTCTTGCCCGAAGAAAGCCTCAAGCGCCGCCCTGAAGGGAAGCGCGGCCTTTACGTCAATATCACGAACGAATGTCCGTGCGCGTGTACCTTCTGCCTGCGCACGATGAAGGATATGCCCGAGGACATGAGCCTGTGGCTCGGCGGCAAAGAGCCGACGGTCGAAGAGGTCAAGACGGCTCTCCTCGCCGCGCCTTGGGACTATGTGAAGGAAGTTGTCTTCTGCGGCTTCGGCGAGCCGACGATGCGCCTTGCCGACCTCATCGAACTGCTGCGCTTCGTCAAGGCGCAGCATCCCGACTTGCCGACGCGCGTCAATACGAACGGCCTCTCGGATCTCGTCTACGGCCGCGACACGGCGGCAGACTTCGCGGGCGGCATCCTTGATACCGTCTCCATCAGTCTCAACGCGTCGAACGCCGAGCGCTATCTGGCGCTGACGAGGAGCGAGTTCGGCATCGAATCCTTCGAAGCGATGCTCGCTTTCGCTGAGAAGATGAAGGCTTATGCGGGGCACGTCGTCCTGACGATCGTCGAAAAGGTCGAAGGCGCGGAAGAAATTGCAAAGTGCCGCGCACTGTGTGAGGCGCGGGGGCTTGATTTGCGCGTGCGCACGTATGAGGGAAGCTGA